The following are encoded in a window of Harmonia axyridis chromosome 7, icHarAxyr1.1, whole genome shotgun sequence genomic DNA:
- the LOC123684432 gene encoding spermine oxidase-like isoform X2 codes for MSVNYKFQNHLIGLVFSRKFLFFLLTQLVTTPCKTEAMTDNIEHQKVLIVGAGVSGFSAACKLLENDVTSLRVLEAGDRIGGRIQSVQFGDTFVDLGAEYVHGEEGNLVFQIAKDFLNKTTDNEFGWKMYYSNSEKGVDELLVQCFEQIYELEKNPGDPNITLKEAFNKRYDTHVLPKYKGNKEMEKIAEEFRKTAESILLSIEGSFDWEECRTKFHNFRLCPGNEVQPWSGKGYKTIFEALKKRIGVEKAKLLDSKINFKKTVTKIVRKRDADKKIFVECQDGSKYTADHLIFTASLGVLQHDHKKMFEPGLDEGKLKAMQALGIGGIFKVALEFPERWWRDDGEMYVVWSEEDEKKLFKDVPYGPSMEGQRHWLSGFHCVSNTAKDTVIVAWIAGHYVPAVEQMDEKELKAGLMYCFNKFIKATKKIPEPIRMVRSQWVTNPQFRGSFSYETPNMEKLLPSAHSEFLEPIKDESGVPRILFAGEATHPTRFSTADGSLASGFMQADKLIKYIQ; via the exons ATGAGTGTCAACTATAAATTTCAGAATCATCTTATCGGTCTAGTTTTCAGCCGAAAATTCCTTTTCTTTCTCCTCACTCAACtggtaacaacaccctgtaaaACTGAAGCAATGACTGATAATATCGAACATCAAAAAGTGCTCATAGTTGGTGCTGGAGTCTCAG gtTTCAGTGCAGCCTGCAAACTCTTGGAAAATGACGTTACCAGTTTGAGGGTCTTAGAAGCAGGGGACAGAATTGGGGGAAGAATACAGAGCGTCCAATTCGGAGATACTTTCGTAGATCTCGGCGCAGAGTATGTTCATGGAGAAGAAGGCAATTTAGTATTCCAAATCGCGAAAGACTTCCTCAATAAAACCACCGACAATGAATTTGGATGGAAAATGTACTATTCTAACAGTGAGAAGGGAGTGGATGAACTTCTGGTCCAATGCTTTGAACAAATTTACGAACTGGAGAAGAACCCAGGAGACCCAAATATAACCCTCAAAGAAGCATTCAACAAAAG atatgATACACACGTCCTACCAAAATACAAGGGTAACAAGGAAATGGAAAAGATTGCAGAAGAATTCAGGAAAACCGCAGAATCTATCCTATTATCAATCGAGGGCTCTTTCGATTGGGAAGAATGTAGAACAAAATTCCACAACTTCAGATTGTGCCCCGGTAACGAGGTTCAACCCTGGTCTGGCAAAGGATACAAGACCATTTTCGAAGCTTTGAAGAAGAGGATAGGAGTGGAAAAGGCTAAGCTCTTGGATTCGAAGATAAATTTCAAGAAAACTGTGACCAAAATCGTCAGGAAGAGAGACGCAGATAAGAAAATTTTCGTTGAGTGCCAAGATGGTTCCAAGTATACTGCTGATCATTTGATATTCACTGCATCTCTAGGGGTATTGCAGCATGATCACAAGAAGATGTTCGAACCTGGATTGGACGAAGGAAAGCTCAAAGCCATGCAGGCTTTGGGAATAGGGGGAATCTTCAAAGTAGCTTTGGAATTTCCCGAAAGATGGTGGAGAGACGATGGGGAGATGTACGTAGTGTGGAGTGAGGAGGACGAGAAGAAACTTTTCAAGGATGTTCCTTATGGACCATCAATG GAGGGCCAGAGACATTGGCTCAGTGGATTCCACTGTGTATCGAATACAGCTAAAGATACAGTTATAGTTGCTTGGATAGCCGGCCATTATGTTCCTGCAGTTGAACAAATGGACGAGAAAGAATTGAAAGCAGGGTTGATGTACTGTTTCAATAAATTCATCAAGGCCACTAAAAAAATTCCTGAACCCATTCGAATGGTGCG ATCTCAATGGGTAACCAACCCGCAGTTCAGAGGATCATTCTCATATGAAACaccaaatatggaaaaattgctTCCTTCAGCTCACAGTGAGTTCCTAGAACCAATCAAGGATGAAAGTGGTGTTCCTAGGATTCTTTTTGCTGGAGAAGCCACCCATCCAACAAGATTCTCCACTGCTGATGGTTCATTAGCATCAGGTTTCATGCAAGCAGATAAATTGATCAAATATATCcagtaa
- the LOC123684432 gene encoding spermine oxidase-like isoform X1, which translates to MESNTQNIEHQKVIIVGAGISGFSAACKLLENDVTSLRVLEAGDRIGGRIQSVQFGDTFVDLGAEYVHGEEGNLVFQIAKDFLNKTTDNEFGWKMYYSNSEKGVDELLVQCFEQIYELEKNPGDPNITLKEAFNKRYDTHVLPKYKGNKEMEKIAEEFRKTAESILLSIEGSFDWEECRTKFHNFRLCPGNEVQPWSGKGYKTIFEALKKRIGVEKAKLLDSKINFKKTVTKIVRKRDADKKIFVECQDGSKYTADHLIFTASLGVLQHDHKKMFEPGLDEGKLKAMQALGIGGIFKVALEFPERWWRDDGEMYVVWSEEDEKKLFKDVPYGPSMEGQRHWLSGFHCVSNTAKDTVIVAWIAGHYVPAVEQMDEKELKAGLMYCFNKFIKATKKIPEPIRMVRSQWVTNPQFRGSFSYETPNMEKLLPSAHSEFLEPIKDESGVPRILFAGEATHPTRFSTADGSLASGFMQADKLIKYIQ; encoded by the exons ATGGAATCGAACACTCAAAATATTGAACACCAGAAAGTGATAATTGTTGGTGCAGGAATATCTG gtTTCAGTGCAGCCTGCAAACTCTTGGAAAATGACGTTACCAGTTTGAGGGTCTTAGAAGCAGGGGACAGAATTGGGGGAAGAATACAGAGCGTCCAATTCGGAGATACTTTCGTAGATCTCGGCGCAGAGTATGTTCATGGAGAAGAAGGCAATTTAGTATTCCAAATCGCGAAAGACTTCCTCAATAAAACCACCGACAATGAATTTGGATGGAAAATGTACTATTCTAACAGTGAGAAGGGAGTGGATGAACTTCTGGTCCAATGCTTTGAACAAATTTACGAACTGGAGAAGAACCCAGGAGACCCAAATATAACCCTCAAAGAAGCATTCAACAAAAG atatgATACACACGTCCTACCAAAATACAAGGGTAACAAGGAAATGGAAAAGATTGCAGAAGAATTCAGGAAAACCGCAGAATCTATCCTATTATCAATCGAGGGCTCTTTCGATTGGGAAGAATGTAGAACAAAATTCCACAACTTCAGATTGTGCCCCGGTAACGAGGTTCAACCCTGGTCTGGCAAAGGATACAAGACCATTTTCGAAGCTTTGAAGAAGAGGATAGGAGTGGAAAAGGCTAAGCTCTTGGATTCGAAGATAAATTTCAAGAAAACTGTGACCAAAATCGTCAGGAAGAGAGACGCAGATAAGAAAATTTTCGTTGAGTGCCAAGATGGTTCCAAGTATACTGCTGATCATTTGATATTCACTGCATCTCTAGGGGTATTGCAGCATGATCACAAGAAGATGTTCGAACCTGGATTGGACGAAGGAAAGCTCAAAGCCATGCAGGCTTTGGGAATAGGGGGAATCTTCAAAGTAGCTTTGGAATTTCCCGAAAGATGGTGGAGAGACGATGGGGAGATGTACGTAGTGTGGAGTGAGGAGGACGAGAAGAAACTTTTCAAGGATGTTCCTTATGGACCATCAATG GAGGGCCAGAGACATTGGCTCAGTGGATTCCACTGTGTATCGAATACAGCTAAAGATACAGTTATAGTTGCTTGGATAGCCGGCCATTATGTTCCTGCAGTTGAACAAATGGACGAGAAAGAATTGAAAGCAGGGTTGATGTACTGTTTCAATAAATTCATCAAGGCCACTAAAAAAATTCCTGAACCCATTCGAATGGTGCG ATCTCAATGGGTAACCAACCCGCAGTTCAGAGGATCATTCTCATATGAAACaccaaatatggaaaaattgctTCCTTCAGCTCACAGTGAGTTCCTAGAACCAATCAAGGATGAAAGTGGTGTTCCTAGGATTCTTTTTGCTGGAGAAGCCACCCATCCAACAAGATTCTCCACTGCTGATGGTTCATTAGCATCAGGTTTCATGCAAGCAGATAAATTGATCAAATATATCcagtaa